From a single Micromonospora carbonacea genomic region:
- a CDS encoding flagellar biosynthesis protein FlgA: protein MRNAGADTGSLRPLRRPRLPGRATLLRAALVAALLGLAAAVLQTPAGCPPPAGDHSPGPAAPPPAEAASDPAAPPAALPLPDGAVGVPIRLAEPAALAVVRPGARVDLLAVPAGRQAGDADLLAPRALVLDVVGAGATDGSSALYLALRPEQAHRAVGLPEGSRFAIVVRG from the coding sequence ATGAGGAACGCCGGGGCGGACACCGGATCACTGCGGCCGCTGCGCCGCCCCCGGCTGCCGGGGCGGGCGACGCTGCTGCGCGCCGCGCTGGTCGCCGCCCTCCTCGGGCTCGCCGCGGCGGTCCTCCAGACCCCGGCCGGCTGCCCGCCGCCGGCCGGCGACCACTCCCCCGGCCCCGCCGCGCCACCGCCCGCCGAGGCGGCTTCCGACCCCGCCGCGCCGCCGGCCGCCCTGCCGCTGCCCGACGGGGCGGTCGGGGTGCCGATCCGGCTGGCCGAGCCGGCCGCGCTCGCGGTCGTCCGCCCGGGCGCCCGGGTTGACCTCCTCGCCGTGCCGGCCGGCCGGCAGGCCGGCGACGCCGACCTGCTGGCGCCCCGGGCGCTGGTGCTCGACGTGGTCGGTGCCGGCGCGACCGACGGCTCCTCGGCGCTCTACCTGGCGTTGCGGCCCGAGCAGGCGCACCGCGCCGTCGGGCTCCCCGAGGGCAGCCGCTTCGCGATCGTGGTGCGGGGGTGA
- a CDS encoding DUF2231 domain-containing protein encodes MFREINGLPSHILVIHAAVVFVPLLALLASAYGLVPRWRPRLGWAVAGLAVLTPIVTWVSTETGEALEEAFEEKGFDPALLAQIHDHSEYAETLLWFTVGLAVAAIALLLVTRNDDRVSRLPSWVPLLLTVVVVALGVASLVYVFLTGDSGAEAAWGRVL; translated from the coding sequence GTGTTCAGGGAGATCAACGGGCTGCCAAGCCACATCCTGGTGATCCACGCGGCGGTGGTGTTCGTGCCGCTGCTCGCGCTGCTGGCCAGCGCGTACGGGCTGGTGCCGAGGTGGCGTCCCCGGCTGGGCTGGGCGGTGGCGGGCCTCGCGGTGCTGACCCCGATCGTCACGTGGGTGTCGACCGAGACGGGCGAGGCCCTGGAGGAGGCGTTCGAGGAGAAGGGCTTCGACCCGGCCCTGCTCGCGCAGATCCACGACCACTCCGAGTACGCCGAGACGCTGCTCTGGTTCACCGTGGGGCTCGCCGTGGCCGCCATCGCCCTGCTGCTGGTGACCCGCAACGACGACCGGGTCTCCCGGCTGCCGTCCTGGGTGCCCCTGCTGCTGACGGTCGTGGTGGTCGCGTTGGGCGTGGCCTCGCTGGTCTACGTCTTCCTCACCGGCGACTCCGGCGCCGAGGCGGCCTGGGGCCGGGTGCTCTGA
- a CDS encoding Fur family transcriptional regulator — protein sequence MSGGEELLRSRGLRVTRPRLAVLDVLAAGGHLEVDEITRRVRERLDSVSTQAVYDVLGALSRAGLSRRIEPAGSPARYEARAGDNHHHVVCRGCGEIADIDCAVGEKPCLDPDTAHGFEVDEAEVTFWGLCPTCQARRRADD from the coding sequence ATGTCCGGTGGCGAGGAACTGCTGCGGTCGAGGGGCCTGCGGGTCACCCGGCCGCGCCTCGCCGTGCTCGACGTCCTCGCCGCCGGTGGCCACCTGGAGGTAGACGAGATCACCCGGCGGGTGCGGGAACGCCTCGACTCGGTCTCCACCCAGGCCGTCTACGACGTCCTCGGCGCGCTGTCCCGCGCCGGGCTGTCCCGCCGGATCGAGCCGGCCGGCAGCCCCGCCCGGTACGAGGCGCGGGCCGGCGACAACCACCACCATGTGGTGTGCCGGGGCTGCGGCGAGATCGCCGACATCGACTGCGCGGTCGGCGAGAAGCCCTGCCTCGACCCGGACACCGCACACGGCTTCGAGGTGGACGAGGCGGAGGTCACCTTCTGGGGGCTCTGCCCCACCTGCCAGGCCCGCCGCCGCGCCGACGACTGA
- a CDS encoding oxygenase MpaB family protein, producing MDSDDLGLFGPGSVTWKVHEEPILIVAGLRSLYLQALHPRAIAGVAQNSNYRTDAWGRLVRTATYVETAVYGTTAEAEAAGDRLRRLHGRMRATDPDTGQEFRIDEPELLRWVHVTEVESFLSTARRAGLPLTDAEVDGYYTEQRRAAALVGLDPADVPGTAAEVADYYRQVRPALRMTREAAETAVFLTAPPLPWKLNLPARVGMNLGPARLAYFGVAGTAFALLPPWARRLYGGLGLPTTELSADLTVRALRLALAALPQRWREGPLQQAAKERAARLAPR from the coding sequence GTGGACTCCGATGACCTCGGCCTGTTCGGTCCGGGATCGGTCACGTGGAAGGTGCACGAGGAGCCGATCCTGATCGTCGCCGGCCTGCGCTCGCTCTACCTCCAGGCGCTGCACCCCCGGGCCATCGCCGGGGTGGCCCAGAACAGCAACTACCGCACCGACGCGTGGGGCCGGCTGGTCCGGACGGCCACCTACGTGGAAACCGCCGTCTACGGCACCACCGCCGAGGCCGAGGCCGCCGGGGACCGGCTGCGCCGCCTGCACGGCCGGATGCGGGCCACCGACCCGGACACCGGCCAGGAGTTCCGGATCGACGAGCCGGAGCTGCTGCGCTGGGTGCACGTCACCGAGGTCGAGTCGTTCCTCAGCACCGCCCGCCGGGCCGGGCTGCCGCTGACCGACGCCGAGGTCGACGGCTACTACACCGAGCAGCGCCGAGCGGCGGCCCTGGTGGGGCTCGACCCGGCGGACGTGCCCGGCACGGCGGCCGAGGTCGCGGACTACTACCGGCAGGTCCGGCCGGCCCTGCGGATGACCCGGGAGGCGGCGGAGACGGCCGTCTTCCTCACCGCCCCGCCCCTGCCGTGGAAGCTCAACCTGCCGGCCCGGGTCGGGATGAACCTCGGGCCGGCCCGGCTGGCATACTTCGGCGTCGCCGGCACCGCGTTCGCGCTGCTGCCGCCCTGGGCCCGCCGGCTGTACGGCGGCCTGGGGCTGCCGACCACCGAGCTGTCGGCCGACCTCACCGTCCGCGCCCTGCGGCTGGCGTTGGCGGCCCTGCCGCAGCGCTGGCGGGAGGGGCCGTTGCAGCAGGCAGCGAAGGAACGGGCCGCCCGCCTGGCCCCCCGCTGA